AAGCTGCAAACCATCACAATACCAAAGTGGACAGGATCAATGCCCAAGCTATAAGTGACGGGCAGTAGCACGGGGGTTAAGATCATAATTGCCGCAAGCGTTTCCATAAACATGCCAACAAACAACAAGAACACAATGATTAAGGCCCAAATAATATAAATGTTATCGGTCACACTTAACATTGACTCTGCCACCACACCCGGAATATTATTTTCGACTAATACTCGGCCAAATACTGTGGCAGTAAATAAGATTAATAAGACTCGTCCTGATAACCAAGTGGTGGTTTCAAGTGACCGAAATAGATCCGCCCATTTAAGCTCTTTGTGAATAAATACTCCGACAAACAAAGTATAAAAAATAGCGACGATGGCTGATTCTGTCGGGGTGAAAAACCCTGAGTATATGCCGCCCAAAATAACCAGCGGTGCCATCACCGACCAAATTCCGCTCCGAAAAGCGCTTTTGATATGTTTAATGTCCCAACCTTCTTCGGTGCCCATGTAACCGTTGCGACGGCAACGAATGTAGTTCATGGTCAATAAGCTTAATGAAAAAACTAAGCCGGGTAAAAAGCCAGCGACGAACATTTTAGTAATAGACACTGTTTGAAAACTGCCGTGTTCAGCAAGTGCCGCTTCTGGCACCGTTAAGCCAATCGCTGATATCCCAAAAATAACCATTGGTATTGATGGCGGAATAATAATGCCCAGACCTCCCGATGACGCGGTAAGCGCTGACGCATAACCTTTGTCATAACCGCGATTAACCATCGCCGGGATCATTAACATGCCAACTGCTGCTGTGGTGGCAGGACCTGAGCCGGAAATCGCGCCGAAAAACATACAGGCTAAAATGGTTGCCGCGCCAATGCCGCCGGTAATTGGACCGGCGAAACTCTCAGCCAAGTTAACTAAGCGTTTCGAAATGCCTGCCGCTTCCATTAAGGCACCCGCCAAAATAAACGAGGGCAGTGCCATTAAGGGAAATGAACCGACAGAGGTAAAGGCTATTTGAACCATTTTTATGGGATTTTGTTCGAGGTAAAATAGGCTACACAGTGCTGAAACGCCAAGTGCGACGGTAACGGGCGCACCGATAAATAATAAGACAGTGAATGTGCCAAAGAGTACGAGTATTATATTTGAATCCATGAGTAACTCCTGAGCTATTTACTGTCGTTATCGACGCGGTTAGCAGGTTTTTTGTTGTTTTTATCGCTTTTTTCGTCAAAGTCGAGCTCTAATTCGTTTAATTGTTCTAGTTCTTTAGCATCTGGATCTCGAATGTCGATGCCTTTTACAAACTTGTAATAGTTGACTTGAATGATCCGAAAGGTCATTAAACTAAAGGCAATTGGCAACACTAGATAGATGTATTTCATCGGAATGCCAAGGGTTTGAGATTTCCAGAATAAATTCATTTTATGAAAAACAAAGTCGTATGACAGGTAGACGAAATAGCAATTAAAGGCAATCCAAATTGCGTCAGATAGAAACTCTAGAAAAGTCGCTACTTTAGGAGGCATTAATTTATATTGAAAGGTTACCCGGTTATGCGCTGCAAGTTTAGCGGCGTAACTTGCGCCAAAAAAAACAAACCACACAAACATATAAACCGATAATTCCTCACTCCATGACAACGAATAACCAAACAATTGCCGCGAAATTATTTGCGCAAATAAAATGCAAACAAACGCCGCGAGCAAGGTCCGACAAATGTAGCTTTCAATGTTATCGAGAAATTTAAAGATCTTACGACCCATAACTGCACCCTCTTAGATAAGACCGGTGCTAATGGCATTAGCACCGGTCAATTGTGATAATAGATTAAGAGATAATGGCTTAAACTTTTTCACGTCCTAAGACAGTTAATGCGTTGTTTACTTTCGCTTTGCCACCGATACTTTCATAAAATTGTGGCCATACTGCGTCGGTCGCTTTTTTAATCCACTCGACTTCACCGTTGGCAGGGTCAGTAATTTCCATGCCACGCTTAATGAGCTCAGCCTTGATTTTTATTTCGCTGGAGACCAAAGACCTAGCGCTGTAATCAGTTGCAGCTTTACCTGCAGCGAGAATTGCGGCTTGGGTTGCTTTGTTTTGATCTTGGAATACTGATTCACTGACGATTAACGGCTCAATTGAAAACAAATAACGAACGTTGGTGATGTACTTTTGGACCTCGTCAAACTTCATCGCGTAAATAGTGATGTATGGATTGTCTTGGCCGTCGATAACGCCCTGTTGCAAGCCGGTAAAGGTTTCAGACCATGCCATTGGTGTTGGATTGATGCCCCAAGATTTGTAGGTTTCGATCATGATTTCATTCTTTGGTACCCGAATTACCATGCCTTTAAGGTCTGCGAGCGTTTTGATTGGGCGCTTTGAGTTGCTTAATACGCGAAAGCCCGAATAAGCCCAGCCAATAATACGCACGCCAGCATCACGTTTGGTATTTTCGATCAGCTTTTTGCCAATATCACCTTGAGTGAGCGTAACAGCATCTTCCAAACTTTGGATCATATAAGGCAAGGTTAACAGGCCGACCGAGGGTGAAAAAGGCGTGACATTATTGATCGCCAGGATTGAAAAATCTAAGGTACCAATTGACGCGTCATTAACGGTGTCTTGTTCGCTGCCGAGTTGGCCATTTAAGAATAATTTGGCACTGTGTTTTGTATGGGCTGATAGTTCTTCGATGAATTTTTTACCTAGCGCTTCTTGCGTTCCGCCTGCACCGTCACCAACGGCAATGTTAAATTTAGCAGCACTGACGGTATTGGTGGCAAGCATGAGGCTGGCGGCGAGGATAAGTGCTTTGGCGATGTTATTATTGTTACTCATCTGTTTCTCCATAATGTTAATCGCTCCTTGATTGCGGAGCATAGTAGCCTTTGACGTTTCAATTAATACGCTAACAAGACTTTGGTTTTATGATTATGTGATTTCATTATTCTTTGGTTTCATTATTGTGCAGCACTATCATAAAATGGCGATATGGTCGCTACTGCTTCAAAAACGACATTGACCACTTCAAATTTAGTTGTTGGTTAATAATGTGATTACATAGTTAACGTTCAGCGCATTGTTTTTTAGAACCAGCCATCGGATCTAATTGGGGCCACATTTTAACTTGTTGATTTTAAATAAACTTGCATGGTATATCAGTGGTGTTTGTTGGCTTTAATCGTGGGGGAATAGCGTGACTGCTGACAATTAACTGGGTGATGGGGTCGTGCAAAGGCTAGCCGGTATTTTTGTGGCTAACCCTTTTAATAGCGCGGTAGATATTATTAGTCTAATTCTTTTATTTGGCGACGAATTTCGTCCATTTTTGCCGTCATTACTTTTTCTAAATGGTCTAGATCAGACAGGAATTTCTGCTTAGCATCTACCGGTACGGCCTCTTGACGGGTTGCATCAAGTTGTTTTAGTTCTTGCAGTGCTAACACCAGCTGAGGGCTTATCTTTGCCATGTTATCGAATGCTTTCGAGTGGCGAACTTCAACCGGCAACGCTGAGCGATTACGGATAAAGGAAAACTTTTTGGTTCGTGATAAAAACGAGCCTTTTGGGCGTTTATAATAAATCTTTAGCACATCGGTATTACCCTGCTGACGCAAGGTATATTTTTGTACGTTGTCAACTGACTTAATGCCCATTTGGTTTAAGGTTGGGTAATTTGACATGATGTGTTGTTCTCACAATTTGGCGCTTAGCTCGCTAAGCACGGGACTTTAAAATAGGTTAACGGCGCTCGATAAACTCAACAATAATTGAATAGATCAGATAACAAGGATTATTATTCGAGCTGGGTCGCTAGCATTGGCTAGCTATTGGGTTCAGCTGTCACCATTTTTAATATTGGTGTTTCGGGCGGCAGTGTAGGTGAGTAAATTACCTTGAGTTAGGACCAGTTGGCCAAACCGATAGAGCCAGTTGATTTTGGCTTATATTTATCATCTTGTACTAAGGACTTAAGCCGCTATTGACCTTTGGCAATAAGCTGTAGGATCTCTTTAAACACCCCATTTTCTAACACCTCTGGCAGGTCTAGAGCCAAGTTCGAACGATAGTAACTGCTTAAGTCGAGCCCGAAACCCAGTGCATGTAACTCGATATCACCGCGTGCTTCTAACATCTCGCACACTTGGCGTAAATGGTTGTCGAGATAACCGGGCTCATTGGCTTGGTTGGTCGCCGTTTCCATTGGGCAGCCGTCGGACAGTACAATAAGGATTTTGCGTGGTTCTGGGCGCGCTTGCATCCGTGATGCGGCCCATAATAGCGCTTCGCCGTCGATGCCTTCGCGAAATAATTCTGGCTTTAGCAATGCGACCAGCTGATGACGTGCCCGTTTTAATGGCGTGTCGGCATCTTTATAAATAATATGTTCAAGCTCGGCCAAACGACCAGGATTGGCCAAACTGCCGCGCGCACGCCATTGCTTTAATGGCTTGCCGCCTTGCCAAGCACGGGTAGTAAAGCCTAAAATTTCGCTGGTGGCACCGGCGAGTTCCAGCGCTTTCGTCATTAATTCAACCAACATGGCGATTGAACTAATGTGGTGCTTCATAGAGCCTGAGTTGTCGATTAAAAAAGTGACTAAACAATCATTGTGCGGTTGATAACGTTCTGTTTTAAATAATTGTCTAAAGTTAGGTGAGGTCACTAACGTGGTCAGGCGTTTGGCATCAATATAACCTTCTTCTTGACCAAAGTTCCAGCCTTCACGGCGCGGCGCTGCTAAAATTGTGGTCCAATCACGGGCCAATCGAGGCACATTAACCCCTTGTCCAGCAATCAGTAAGTCTTGCTGCTGGCGCAGTTTTTTACTTTGATGCGGCAAAATAAGTTGTTCGGCGGCCACTATGCGGTCGTTGCTGGTGGAAAAAATCTGGTAATTGGCTAATTGCTTCACTAATTTATTGTATTCATTGCGATAACTTGGCTCGGTAGCACCGGGTGATTGGCCGTCTGGGTTGGCCTCAGGGTATAAAATTAAACTAAACCCAGCGACCGCGGCTTCGGCTTTACTGGTGGCATCGTTGTTTTCATCGTCGTCGCCATCCGCCATCGCGTTAACAATTTCGTCGATTACCTTAACGATGCCTAATGCGTTTTCGCCATAGTTTTTTTGGTGCCGCGGGTTATTGCGCAGTCCCATTAAATAACCACCAATGTGCGGTGCTAACATCATGCGTTGCGGTTCAATTAAATCTTCAGTTGCCTCGCTTACACCATGACGGTTTAGTCTCGCCCATACCACTTGAGCAATGGTATAAACCAGCAACCCAATGTGATTTTCAATCATGTCTGAATGACTAAAATCACTGCACCATTGCTGGTAGCGATGTTTTAAATTGGCTTTAGCACCGGGATGATTCTGGCTAACCAGTGACTCAACCCGTAGTTGTTCAAGCAGCTCAAAGATGACTTGGCCGACCGCACTAGCAGGCACCAATTGTTGGTGTAATTGGGCATCGCTATGTTTTAAGCGCAGTGCAATACCGTCGGCAGCGCCGCGAAACGATTGATAATCGTCTTTGCTTAAGTCGGGCTGCAAGTGTGGCGCACGAATGCCCGAT
This genomic interval from Gammaproteobacteria bacterium contains the following:
- a CDS encoding TRAP transporter substrate-binding protein, encoding MSNNNNIAKALILAASLMLATNTVSAAKFNIAVGDGAGGTQEALGKKFIEELSAHTKHSAKLFLNGQLGSEQDTVNDASIGTLDFSILAINNVTPFSPSVGLLTLPYMIQSLEDAVTLTQGDIGKKLIENTKRDAGVRIIGWAYSGFRVLSNSKRPIKTLADLKGMVIRVPKNEIMIETYKSWGINPTPMAWSETFTGLQQGVIDGQDNPYITIYAMKFDEVQKYITNVRYLFSIEPLIVSESVFQDQNKATQAAILAAGKAATDYSARSLVSSEIKIKAELIKRGMEITDPANGEVEWIKKATDAVWPQFYESIGGKAKVNNALTVLGREKV
- a CDS encoding cobalamin biosynthesis protein CobT, which produces MANYEQFSGNSSYRDLSSEPANEPSPASRTDKLQQQVEELCGATIRAVSGEKNFRFRGRRPEVNGQSSGIRAPHLQPDLSKDDYQSFRGAADGIALRLKHSDAQLHQQLVPASAVGQVIFELLEQLRVESLVSQNHPGAKANLKHRYQQWCSDFSHSDMIENHIGLLVYTIAQVVWARLNRHGVSEATEDLIEPQRMMLAPHIGGYLMGLRNNPRHQKNYGENALGIVKVIDEIVNAMADGDDDENNDATSKAEAAVAGFSLILYPEANPDGQSPGATEPSYRNEYNKLVKQLANYQIFSTSNDRIVAAEQLILPHQSKKLRQQQDLLIAGQGVNVPRLARDWTTILAAPRREGWNFGQEEGYIDAKRLTTLVTSPNFRQLFKTERYQPHNDCLVTFLIDNSGSMKHHISSIAMLVELMTKALELAGATSEILGFTTRAWQGGKPLKQWRARGSLANPGRLAELEHIIYKDADTPLKRARHQLVALLKPELFREGIDGEALLWAASRMQARPEPRKILIVLSDGCPMETATNQANEPGYLDNHLRQVCEMLEARGDIELHALGFGLDLSSYYRSNLALDLPEVLENGVFKEILQLIAKGQ
- a CDS encoding TRAP transporter large permease, whose translation is MDSNIILVLFGTFTVLLFIGAPVTVALGVSALCSLFYLEQNPIKMVQIAFTSVGSFPLMALPSFILAGALMEAAGISKRLVNLAESFAGPITGGIGAATILACMFFGAISGSGPATTAAVGMLMIPAMVNRGYDKGYASALTASSGGLGIIIPPSIPMVIFGISAIGLTVPEAALAEHGSFQTVSITKMFVAGFLPGLVFSLSLLTMNYIRCRRNGYMGTEEGWDIKHIKSAFRSGIWSVMAPLVILGGIYSGFFTPTESAIVAIFYTLFVGVFIHKELKWADLFRSLETTTWLSGRVLLILFTATVFGRVLVENNIPGVVAESMLSVTDNIYIIWALIIVFLLFVGMFMETLAAIMILTPVLLPVTYSLGIDPVHFGIVMVCSLSIGFSTPPLGENLFVASGISNISLEEVTVKALPFAFVSTVAVFIIAFVPEITLFLPRLFGY
- a CDS encoding TRAP transporter small permease, with product MGRKIFKFLDNIESYICRTLLAAFVCILFAQIISRQLFGYSLSWSEELSVYMFVWFVFFGASYAAKLAAHNRVTFQYKLMPPKVATFLEFLSDAIWIAFNCYFVYLSYDFVFHKMNLFWKSQTLGIPMKYIYLVLPIAFSLMTFRIIQVNYYKFVKGIDIRDPDAKELEQLNELELDFDEKSDKNNKKPANRVDNDSK
- a CDS encoding DUF3461 family protein, which gives rise to MSNYPTLNQMGIKSVDNVQKYTLRQQGNTDVLKIYYKRPKGSFLSRTKKFSFIRNRSALPVEVRHSKAFDNMAKISPQLVLALQELKQLDATRQEAVPVDAKQKFLSDLDHLEKVMTAKMDEIRRQIKELD